One Pullulanibacillus sp. KACC 23026 DNA segment encodes these proteins:
- a CDS encoding MFS transporter — MATNRATQEHGQTPISRRAVFTFSGSHFLNDLVTTGMVPALVVLYKQAFSLNYTQSTLIVLMSYLTSSASQPLFGIFADRKPRVWLLTAGVFCSIMGLALTGLAPSLPWLLLFISISGLGSGAFHPEASRGTHLASGSKKGLAQAIFQVGGNSGQAFGPLMVPLVLSRTGIHGLLWLIPVGLLSLPLTGQILPWMRKKLSDSQKTSKQVRTESNNISGALLLSLVIIFRSWCQIGVVVFLPFYLHNLTIEQSETLSFVFVGAGALGTFLGGLWSDKIGMKRLLVFSMLVATPFALLFPHVHGVFSVIDLLLFGFSVLSSFSVSVVYMQRMLPQNIGLASGLSIGFNVGAGGIGSVFMGSISDAFGVAAVFTILSLLPLLGSVMALFLPNDQAKTV; from the coding sequence TTGGCAACGAACAGAGCGACTCAGGAACATGGCCAAACGCCAATATCACGGCGTGCGGTATTTACGTTCAGTGGATCTCATTTTCTAAATGATTTGGTGACAACGGGTATGGTGCCAGCCCTTGTCGTATTATATAAACAGGCCTTTTCTCTGAATTACACACAATCCACTTTAATTGTGCTGATGTCCTATCTCACGTCATCGGCCTCTCAACCGCTTTTTGGTATCTTCGCCGACCGAAAACCACGTGTCTGGCTGTTAACTGCCGGTGTATTCTGTTCCATCATGGGACTTGCGCTCACGGGTCTCGCCCCTTCCTTGCCATGGCTCTTGCTCTTTATATCGATCAGCGGTCTTGGTTCGGGCGCTTTTCATCCTGAAGCCTCCCGGGGAACCCATCTTGCTTCAGGCTCAAAAAAAGGATTAGCACAAGCAATCTTTCAGGTGGGCGGAAACTCTGGGCAAGCATTTGGGCCACTCATGGTCCCATTGGTTTTATCGCGAACTGGCATTCATGGTCTGCTTTGGTTAATTCCAGTTGGTCTATTGTCACTCCCTTTAACTGGTCAAATCCTTCCATGGATGCGTAAGAAACTGTCTGATTCACAAAAGACAAGTAAACAAGTAAGAACGGAAAGCAATAACATCTCAGGCGCCCTTCTATTATCCCTTGTCATTATCTTTCGTTCTTGGTGTCAAATCGGAGTCGTCGTCTTTTTACCGTTTTATTTGCATAACTTAACCATCGAACAATCAGAAACATTGAGCTTTGTCTTTGTTGGCGCTGGGGCTCTAGGTACCTTTCTCGGCGGTCTCTGGTCCGACAAAATTGGAATGAAGCGGCTTCTCGTTTTTTCCATGCTTGTCGCGACACCATTTGCCTTATTATTTCCGCACGTTCATGGAGTCTTCTCCGTCATCGACCTATTATTATTCGGATTCAGCGTCCTCTCATCCTTTTCCGTGAGCGTTGTCTATATGCAGCGCATGCTGCCACAGAATATTGGATTAGCATCAGGGCTTTCGATCGGCTTTAATGTTGGCGCCGGCGGTATCGGATCCGTCTTCATGGGAAGCATTTCCGATGCCTTTGGAGTCGCAGCGGTCTTCACGATCCTATCCCTGCTGCCATTACTCGGATCCGTGATGGCCCTATTCTTACCGAACGATCAGGCAAAAACAGTCTAG
- a CDS encoding efflux RND transporter periplasmic adaptor subunit, which produces MGVSQESSFDETEVEAGPSRNRRWGRWIGWGIVIIVVLLAAWWGYHYYKSHKTRAAAGSFTPTAQVTRGNIDVTVSGSGSLQPVHTATITGANQETIDTVKVKEGDKVKKGQVIATLDSSSTQDQINQDEVNLQKDQLQLSQNEDQLTDLENGTATTETTTTSQSNGPNSDQGTSQNSNQSSTNTQDQIDNLKVTIEEAKLDISQLESTIASLKKQVANATIKAPITGTIDTLGIKNGDQVSSSTTVATITNYSSMELVTQVDELDISQVKKGQTATITVDALSGQKFTGKVTKIAKQGTSTNGVATFDVTVKLDSIKNALSGMTAEASILVQSKKNVLMLPIEAVQTNGTNHYVLLSDGTGSGQAGQATGSSEGSSGSSHSSGEGYGNRGSNGYSGKANGAGGYSRGAAASGGTFKMQPVQVGVHNDNYIEITSGLSEGDVVRIPNTTTSSSSSATSKFGGGMGMMGGSFGGMSGGFGGMSGGYGSRGRSFSGGSSGVGSSSGGSSSSSGGSK; this is translated from the coding sequence ATGGGAGTTAGTCAAGAGTCTTCTTTTGATGAAACGGAAGTAGAGGCGGGGCCGTCCCGTAACCGGCGATGGGGTCGCTGGATCGGCTGGGGGATTGTTATTATTGTCGTCTTGTTAGCGGCTTGGTGGGGTTATCATTATTATAAATCACATAAGACACGTGCTGCTGCAGGATCGTTTACCCCGACCGCTCAAGTGACGCGAGGAAATATCGATGTGACGGTGTCCGGATCGGGCAGTCTCCAGCCTGTTCATACGGCTACAATTACAGGCGCTAATCAGGAGACGATTGATACAGTGAAGGTAAAAGAGGGAGATAAAGTGAAGAAGGGTCAGGTGATTGCGACACTTGATTCATCCAGCACTCAGGATCAAATCAACCAAGATGAAGTTAATCTTCAGAAGGATCAGCTCCAGCTCTCACAAAACGAAGACCAGTTAACGGATTTAGAGAATGGAACAGCAACGACTGAAACGACGACAACCAGTCAATCAAATGGTCCAAACTCTGATCAAGGAACAAGTCAGAATTCTAACCAAAGCAGTACTAACACACAGGATCAAATTGATAACTTGAAAGTCACCATCGAAGAGGCTAAGCTGGATATTTCTCAGTTAGAATCAACGATCGCCTCTCTTAAGAAACAAGTGGCGAATGCGACGATTAAAGCACCAATTACTGGAACGATCGACACACTTGGCATTAAGAACGGGGATCAGGTTAGTTCTAGTACAACGGTTGCCACGATTACGAACTACTCAAGTATGGAATTGGTCACACAGGTCGATGAGCTCGATATTTCGCAAGTGAAGAAAGGTCAAACCGCTACGATCACGGTCGATGCTCTATCCGGTCAAAAGTTTACAGGTAAGGTTACAAAAATTGCAAAACAAGGAACATCCACGAATGGTGTTGCGACGTTTGATGTTACCGTGAAACTGGATTCAATTAAAAATGCTCTTTCAGGAATGACAGCAGAAGCCAGCATTCTAGTACAGTCGAAAAAGAATGTCTTAATGCTTCCGATCGAAGCCGTGCAAACAAATGGAACGAATCATTATGTGCTTCTTTCAGATGGAACTGGTTCTGGACAAGCTGGCCAAGCAACAGGATCGAGCGAGGGGTCTAGCGGTTCTAGCCATTCATCTGGTGAAGGTTATGGTAACCGCGGTTCGAACGGCTATAGTGGTAAAGCAAATGGCGCTGGCGGCTATTCACGCGGGGCAGCAGCAAGCGGCGGAACCTTTAAGATGCAGCCTGTTCAAGTGGGTGTGCATAACGATAATTATATTGAAATCACTTCCGGCTTAAGCGAGGGTGACGTGGTCCGAATTCCAAATACCACAACCTCTTCCTCTTCTTCTGCAACGAGTAAATTTGGCGGCGGTATGGGTATGATGGGCGGTAGCTTTGGAGGCATGAGCGGTGGCTTTGGAGGTATGAGCGGCGGTTATGGATCGCGCGGAAGAAGCTTTAGCGGCGGTTCAAGCGGTGTTGGCTCAAGCAGCGGAGGCTCGAGCAGCTCGAGTGGAGGGAGTAAGTAA
- a CDS encoding ABC transporter ATP-binding protein, whose translation MTSKRALIDIKNLSKFYKMGGETVKALNKVSLTVSKGDFLAIIGPSGSGKSTLMNMIGCLDLPTSGEYWLDQEPINQLKDNQLAQIRNRKIGFIFQSFNLLSKLNALENVELPLIYQGVPTKERHKAAFEALEKVGLGDRAHHRPSELSGGQQQRVAIARALATNPPILLADEPTGALDTKTGHEVMTLMKQLNEIGHTIVLITHDLTIAEQAKRVVHIQDGVLTEGGAVTREYRSRV comes from the coding sequence ATGACCTCAAAGCGCGCATTAATAGACATTAAGAATTTGTCGAAGTTTTATAAAATGGGAGGTGAAACGGTGAAGGCTCTTAATAAAGTGAGCCTTACCGTTTCAAAAGGAGATTTCCTTGCCATTATAGGTCCTTCAGGATCAGGAAAATCCACGTTAATGAATATGATCGGTTGTTTGGACCTGCCAACTTCTGGTGAGTATTGGCTTGACCAGGAACCCATCAATCAGCTTAAAGACAATCAGCTTGCTCAGATTCGAAACCGAAAAATTGGCTTTATTTTTCAAAGCTTTAATTTGCTCTCTAAGCTCAATGCTCTTGAGAACGTCGAGCTTCCGCTTATCTATCAAGGCGTTCCGACTAAAGAACGGCATAAGGCCGCCTTTGAGGCATTGGAAAAAGTGGGATTAGGCGATCGGGCCCATCACCGTCCATCTGAGTTATCAGGCGGTCAACAGCAGCGTGTGGCTATTGCTCGGGCATTAGCGACGAATCCGCCAATTTTATTGGCCGATGAACCAACAGGCGCTTTGGATACGAAAACCGGGCATGAGGTCATGACCTTGATGAAGCAGCTCAATGAAATAGGGCACACCATTGTATTGATTACGCATGACCTGACCATTGCTGAACAAGCAAAGCGGGTCGTTCATATACAAGATGGGGTGTTGACAGAAGGGGGTGCTGTCACCCGTGAATATCGGTCAAGGGTTTAA
- a CDS encoding ABC transporter permease has product MNIGQGFKMAFKSIMGNKLRTVLTMLGIIIGVTSVITLVSLGKGTSAEVSEQVQSLGSNLLTVNIMGRGATTTISYDDAMSLQKLTGVQYVAPVKQSSETIKYGTTSEDNVSVIGTNQDYLNVRQYQVANGRFIAPIDLEYYQKVAVVGSTVAQELFGFTSPVGQSIQINGIHFTVVGLLQSKGDSSSGDNDDVVMIPETTAERIFQSKGVGSVYVQATDADQTNLVVNELNYKMSQLFRGDTDSYSVLNQQDIINTMSSVSNTLSMALGGVAAISLLVGGIGIMNIMLVSVTERTREIGIRKAIGARKRDILLQFLIESIAMSGIGGLLGIALGVGLTFGIGKFTSITAVYSTNIILLSFFFSLAIGVIFGIFPANKAAKLKPIDALKFD; this is encoded by the coding sequence GTGAATATCGGTCAAGGGTTTAAAATGGCCTTCAAAAGCATTATGGGAAACAAGCTAAGGACGGTTCTCACGATGCTTGGGATTATAATTGGGGTTACATCTGTTATTACATTAGTTTCACTTGGTAAAGGAACATCAGCCGAGGTGAGTGAGCAGGTTCAAAGCCTCGGCTCCAACCTCCTAACAGTTAATATTATGGGGAGGGGCGCAACAACAACAATCAGCTATGACGATGCGATGTCCTTGCAGAAATTAACTGGTGTTCAATACGTGGCCCCTGTTAAACAGTCTTCAGAGACGATTAAATATGGGACAACAAGTGAAGATAATGTCAGCGTTATTGGGACGAACCAAGATTATTTGAATGTGCGTCAGTATCAGGTCGCTAACGGACGCTTTATTGCACCGATTGATTTAGAGTATTATCAAAAAGTTGCGGTTGTCGGCTCCACCGTTGCTCAGGAATTATTCGGTTTCACTAGTCCTGTGGGACAAAGCATTCAGATCAACGGAATCCATTTTACCGTTGTCGGATTGCTTCAATCAAAAGGCGATTCATCATCAGGTGATAACGATGATGTGGTCATGATTCCTGAAACAACAGCTGAGCGCATCTTTCAGTCTAAAGGGGTCGGAAGTGTCTATGTTCAGGCAACAGATGCTGACCAGACGAATCTGGTTGTGAATGAGCTCAATTACAAAATGAGTCAGCTCTTCCGTGGTGACACAGATAGCTATAGTGTGTTAAACCAACAAGATATCATCAATACGATGAGTTCTGTGTCGAATACACTTTCGATGGCTCTCGGCGGTGTTGCGGCGATTTCATTATTAGTCGGCGGAATTGGAATTATGAATATCATGCTTGTATCGGTGACGGAGCGAACGCGGGAGATTGGGATTCGTAAGGCAATCGGGGCGCGAAAACGGGATATCCTCCTGCAGTTTCTCATCGAATCGATAGCGATGAGCGGTATTGGGGGACTTCTAGGGATAGCGCTTGGGGTCGGCTTGACCTTTGGGATCGGCAAGTTTACAAGCATTACGGCCGTTTACTCAACGAATATCATTCTGTTATCGTTCTTCTTTTCATTGGCAATTGGCGTCATTTTTGGTATCTTCCCAGCTAATAAAGCAGCGAAACTGAAACCAATTGACGCACTTAAATTTGATTAA
- a CDS encoding DUF192 domain-containing protein, producing MELVNVTSGKQLAGNVEQAATFGKRLKGLMFRHHLSMDSAMYLAPCRSIHTFFMKFPIDVLYVDSENNIVSLEKNMPPGKVGKTVRHAKYVIELNAGRIDQTDTQIGHKLAFVGKGRRSKR from the coding sequence ATGGAATTAGTCAATGTGACTTCGGGCAAACAATTAGCTGGAAACGTAGAACAGGCTGCTACATTTGGCAAACGTCTTAAAGGTTTAATGTTTCGCCATCATTTATCTATGGATTCTGCCATGTATTTAGCACCATGCCGCTCTATTCATACGTTTTTCATGAAGTTTCCAATCGATGTCCTCTATGTGGATTCAGAAAACAACATTGTCAGTCTTGAAAAAAACATGCCGCCTGGGAAAGTTGGAAAGACAGTTCGTCACGCCAAGTACGTGATTGAACTGAATGCAGGCAGGATTGACCAAACCGACACACAAATTGGTCATAAGCTTGCTTTTGTTGGAAAAGGAAGACGCAGCAAACGTTAA
- a CDS encoding Flp family type IVb pilin, with protein MLNKIKGLFVEEEGQGMAEYGLIIGLVAVVLIGSIVIFRKNLEDMFSGISLSDPGDASN; from the coding sequence ATGTTAAACAAAATTAAAGGGTTATTCGTTGAAGAAGAAGGACAAGGTATGGCAGAGTACGGCTTGATCATCGGTCTAGTAGCGGTTGTGTTGATTGGATCAATCGTTATTTTTAGAAAGAACCTTGAAGATATGTTCTCTGGTATTAGCCTTTCAGATCCAGGGGACGCCAGTAATTAA
- a CDS encoding prepilin peptidase, with product MWLNGLLLVVLGISVYTDLKSRKIYNKVILPALLAALAVNSMIGGWRGFDHSLLGLLVGFSILLIPYFMGGIGAGDVKLLAAVGAIKGTIFVIQASIFMALIGGVIGLCLLLFKKGVIKNLISFLLSRRAGVKTPLFLDKTKKWFPYGVAIAGGAVLGLIMHGSVWLWN from the coding sequence GTGTGGTTGAATGGTCTGCTTCTTGTCGTTCTTGGAATATCGGTCTATACCGATTTAAAGAGCCGAAAAATTTATAACAAAGTGATTTTGCCTGCGCTCCTTGCAGCACTTGCGGTTAATAGCATGATCGGCGGCTGGAGAGGTTTCGATCATTCTTTGTTAGGATTATTAGTTGGTTTTTCGATTTTGCTCATCCCTTACTTTATGGGAGGGATTGGAGCAGGTGATGTGAAACTGCTTGCGGCTGTTGGGGCAATAAAAGGGACTATATTTGTTATACAAGCCTCAATCTTCATGGCCTTGATTGGCGGTGTCATAGGACTCTGTCTCCTCTTATTTAAAAAAGGTGTTATTAAAAACCTTATCAGCTTTTTATTAAGCAGGAGGGCAGGGGTCAAAACTCCCTTGTTTCTAGATAAAACGAAAAAATGGTTTCCTTATGGTGTTGCGATTGCCGGAGGTGCTGTTCTCGGACTGATCATGCATGGGTCGGTTTGGCTATGGAACTGA
- a CDS encoding TadE/TadG family type IV pilus assembly protein: protein MELKNGQKCKRGEISPSKEDKKACFTVFKRLMKREEGQSLVEFALTAPILLLLMAGIVNFGFIFYTYLNMTITTQESARLASLGKSDCQVGDYINQNLNVMGEDKLVLPSCSTYNTTSTSKSLVATVNPIGSSRKSGDTVTVTLTYSISNLTPILNQFLKPVTLTTKTSILVE, encoded by the coding sequence ATGGAACTGAAAAATGGGCAGAAGTGCAAGAGGGGAGAAATTTCACCGTCTAAAGAAGATAAAAAGGCTTGTTTCACAGTCTTCAAAAGGCTGATGAAGAGAGAAGAGGGGCAATCTTTAGTCGAATTTGCGCTTACGGCTCCGATCCTCTTACTTTTAATGGCAGGCATTGTCAATTTTGGTTTTATCTTTTATACCTATCTAAATATGACTATTACAACCCAAGAGTCAGCCCGATTAGCCAGTCTTGGCAAGTCGGATTGTCAGGTGGGTGACTATATAAATCAAAATCTGAACGTTATGGGAGAAGACAAGCTGGTACTTCCCAGCTGCTCCACTTATAATACGACCTCTACCTCCAAATCATTGGTGGCAACGGTGAATCCGATTGGTTCGTCACGGAAATCGGGGGATACCGTTACGGTGACTTTAACGTATTCAATCAGCAACCTCACCCCCATTTTAAATCAATTTCTGAAACCTGTTACGCTCACCACAAAAACGAGCATACTTGTGGAATAA
- the cpaB gene encoding Flp pilus assembly protein CpaB, with product MRRFLLLLLALVMAGVTTYLFYTYMQKAPSQSATAPVDRVTVVVAKESIPENTKVTDKMVELASVPKTSLQPDAVTSLDQVIGKLTKIDIEPNEMLLTHHLESLKDAALLSHKIKPGYRAITLQAKNISDTVANLDQPGDHVDVLLEQNGKPSTLLVLSNVLVLAVDGKMTPSTKTPDMSSPYTMTTLEVNLQDAMKLATAEQKGEIKFILRSAIPAS from the coding sequence ATGAGACGATTCTTACTTTTATTATTGGCTCTTGTCATGGCAGGAGTTACGACTTATCTCTTTTATACCTATATGCAGAAGGCACCGTCACAGTCAGCAACGGCACCAGTTGACAGGGTCACTGTTGTCGTAGCGAAAGAATCAATTCCAGAAAATACGAAGGTGACCGATAAAATGGTGGAGCTTGCATCGGTCCCTAAAACAAGCCTTCAGCCTGATGCAGTTACTTCTTTGGATCAGGTGATTGGAAAGCTTACGAAGATCGATATTGAACCTAATGAAATGCTCTTAACCCATCATCTTGAATCCCTTAAAGACGCTGCCTTGCTTTCTCATAAAATTAAACCAGGCTATCGTGCTATTACATTACAGGCTAAAAACATATCTGATACGGTTGCTAATTTGGATCAGCCTGGTGATCATGTGGATGTCCTCCTCGAACAGAATGGAAAGCCTTCGACCTTACTCGTGTTAAGCAATGTCTTAGTTCTAGCGGTCGATGGGAAAATGACACCATCCACTAAAACCCCTGACATGAGCAGTCCCTATACGATGACAACACTTGAAGTCAATCTTCAGGATGCCATGAAGCTTGCAACGGCTGAGCAGAAGGGCGAGATCAAATTTATTCTTCGAAGTGCCATTCCTGCTTCTTAA
- a CDS encoding P-loop NTPase, with protein MVDQAAMNSKRNKGELIVVCGAKGGIGKTLISINLAIALQKNRKQVALWDGDFQFGDVDISLNLQPTFTMEEVIESMDSLDQYSLESLMTVHESGVAVLPAPRRPEFADLVTPAILTKTLNLLLERYERVVVDTGAGITEQSLSLLEQADQILLVTTSGLSPVKHTKSILEIFDALELRERVRVVINRSTMESMAPIEKILETLQIDTAYTVPNNFSVAHASLDEGRPLTLYKSKSDVARAIFKMAETMETGAPIDPIVPPKTSFFKKHSLKH; from the coding sequence ATGGTAGATCAAGCCGCTATGAATTCAAAACGAAATAAAGGGGAATTAATTGTCGTTTGTGGAGCAAAGGGAGGGATCGGAAAAACGCTGATCTCGATTAACTTGGCCATTGCTCTTCAAAAGAATCGTAAGCAAGTTGCTTTATGGGATGGCGATTTTCAATTTGGAGACGTTGATATCTCATTAAATCTTCAACCCACTTTTACAATGGAGGAAGTGATTGAAAGCATGGACTCTTTGGACCAGTACTCGCTAGAAAGTTTAATGACTGTCCATGAAAGTGGTGTGGCGGTGCTTCCGGCGCCACGTCGTCCGGAATTTGCTGATCTAGTAACTCCGGCGATTCTCACAAAGACGTTGAACTTGTTGCTTGAGAGATATGAAAGAGTGGTTGTGGATACTGGGGCCGGGATAACTGAACAGAGTTTATCACTCTTAGAACAAGCTGACCAAATTTTGCTTGTTACCACTTCTGGTCTTTCCCCAGTAAAGCATACCAAATCGATCCTAGAGATTTTTGATGCATTAGAGCTTCGTGAGCGTGTGCGTGTCGTGATTAACCGTTCGACCATGGAGTCAATGGCACCCATTGAGAAAATACTTGAGACGCTTCAAATTGATACAGCTTATACAGTCCCCAATAATTTTTCAGTGGCACATGCTTCGCTTGACGAAGGCAGGCCGCTCACACTATATAAATCGAAATCCGATGTCGCCAGAGCCATTTTTAAGATGGCAGAGACCATGGAAACAGGCGCACCGATTGATCCGATTGTACCACCGAAAACCTCTTTTTTTAAAAAGCATTCTCTTAAACATTGA
- a CDS encoding CpaF family protein, giving the protein MPQASKTLSMKLNEHLNGEKISLSAKLHSSKPELPTDKLKSETHRLPDKQQKLKDELQKRIINDYRTTDVSEIIEQLDSLVLEIIKEDDTLKGSIDRKQVVEEVTNELNGFGPINPLLLDEEISEVMVNGPLQVYAEKKGKLVLTDVQFRDDEHVMNIIERIVAPLGRRIDESSPMVDARLPDGSRVNAIIPPLALNGPTLTIRKFSKDPFKVSDLVRFGTLSEEMAVFLDACIKARLNVFVSGGTGSGKTTTLNVLSSFIPDDERIITIEDAAELQLSQEHVVSLETRPPNIEGNGGITIRDLVRNSLRMRPERIIIGEVRGAEALDMLQAMNTGHDGSLATGHSNSPRDMLSRLETMVMMAGMELPIKAIREQIAGAIDLVIQQTRLKDGSRKITQITEVQGLEGDIIVLQDIFTLEQQGMDADGKVIGDLVPTGVLPTFYERFEYAGIKIPNSIFFRT; this is encoded by the coding sequence ATGCCTCAAGCTTCCAAAACGCTTTCTATGAAGCTAAATGAGCACTTAAACGGTGAAAAGATCAGCTTGTCGGCTAAACTGCATTCTTCAAAGCCAGAACTTCCAACTGATAAATTGAAAAGTGAAACACACCGTTTACCTGATAAGCAGCAAAAACTTAAGGACGAACTCCAAAAAAGGATTATCAATGATTACCGCACGACTGATGTCTCTGAGATTATTGAGCAATTAGATAGTTTGGTGCTCGAGATTATTAAAGAAGACGATACCTTAAAAGGATCGATTGATCGCAAGCAGGTCGTTGAAGAAGTAACCAATGAGCTCAATGGATTTGGTCCCATTAATCCTCTTTTATTAGATGAAGAGATCTCCGAGGTGATGGTCAACGGTCCTCTTCAGGTATATGCCGAGAAAAAAGGGAAGCTGGTTCTAACCGATGTTCAGTTTCGTGACGATGAACATGTCATGAATATTATTGAGAGAATCGTAGCTCCGCTTGGGAGACGGATCGATGAGAGCAGCCCTATGGTAGACGCGCGCCTTCCGGATGGCTCGCGGGTGAATGCGATCATTCCGCCGCTTGCCCTCAATGGTCCGACGTTGACGATTCGTAAGTTCTCAAAGGATCCATTTAAGGTTTCGGACTTAGTCCGTTTTGGAACGCTCAGTGAGGAAATGGCAGTCTTTCTAGATGCCTGCATTAAGGCTCGTTTAAATGTTTTCGTCAGTGGCGGGACAGGTTCAGGAAAGACAACCACATTGAACGTTCTCTCGTCGTTTATTCCGGACGATGAACGAATTATAACGATTGAGGATGCGGCCGAACTGCAATTGAGCCAAGAGCATGTCGTATCACTTGAAACCCGGCCGCCAAATATTGAAGGAAATGGCGGCATCACGATTCGTGACCTTGTTCGAAATTCATTGCGAATGAGACCAGAGCGCATTATTATTGGTGAGGTTCGGGGAGCAGAGGCGCTTGACATGCTTCAAGCGATGAATACGGGTCATGACGGGTCTCTTGCTACAGGTCACTCTAATAGTCCAAGGGACATGCTGTCACGACTTGAAACCATGGTTATGATGGCTGGAATGGAGCTCCCGATTAAAGCCATTCGTGAACAGATTGCGGGTGCTATTGATCTGGTTATTCAGCAAACCCGATTGAAGGACGGTTCTCGTAAAATCACACAAATCACGGAAGTTCAAGGACTTGAAGGTGATATTATTGTCCTTCAAGACATCTTTACTCTTGAGCAACAGGGAATGGATGCGGATGGAAAGGTCATAGGTGACCTCGTCCCAACTGGCGTGCTTCCGACTTTTTATGAGCGGTTTGAATATGCAGGGATTAAGATTCCTAATTCCATCTTTTTTAGGACTTAA
- a CDS encoding type II secretion system F family protein — MDAVVHETKARLTLSAKLKRINKSLKSRLTMKRNSDKLVAFLRSAGVHWQPGEYMAFRVIAAIIAAGLLDILHVSWVLPILGAFIGFFYPKLWVSGKRKKRLKQFNDGLADMISSLINSLRAGFSFLQALKAVEEESEEPIKGEIGQVLKEMQYGSSLEEALKNLYERVPSDDLDILIQAVLIQRQVGGNLATVLSSIVETIRERIKLQGQVKTLTAQGKMSGMVIGGLPFGLGGIIFVISPSYMSALFHNVIGILLISVAVVSGIIGFVLIQKITKVEV; from the coding sequence ATGGATGCGGTTGTGCATGAGACGAAGGCACGTCTGACGTTATCAGCAAAATTAAAGAGGATTAATAAGAGTCTTAAAAGCAGACTAACTATGAAAAGAAACAGTGATAAGCTCGTCGCTTTTCTCAGAAGTGCCGGTGTCCATTGGCAGCCGGGTGAATATATGGCGTTTCGGGTTATTGCTGCGATCATTGCTGCCGGGCTGCTTGACATCCTCCATGTAAGCTGGGTGCTGCCGATATTAGGAGCCTTTATTGGTTTCTTTTATCCAAAATTATGGGTATCAGGCAAACGAAAAAAACGATTGAAACAGTTTAATGACGGTTTGGCCGATATGATTTCTTCATTGATCAATTCGCTTCGGGCAGGCTTTAGCTTTCTCCAAGCTCTGAAAGCTGTAGAAGAGGAATCAGAAGAACCGATTAAGGGAGAAATTGGCCAGGTGTTAAAAGAAATGCAATACGGATCAAGCCTTGAAGAAGCTCTGAAAAATCTTTATGAGCGTGTGCCAAGCGATGATTTGGATATCCTCATACAAGCGGTATTGATTCAAAGACAAGTGGGCGGCAACCTGGCAACTGTTCTTTCGAGCATTGTTGAAACCATTAGAGAGCGAATTAAGCTTCAGGGTCAAGTGAAAACATTAACGGCTCAAGGTAAGATGTCGGGTATGGTGATCGGAGGCTTGCCGTTTGGGTTAGGCGGTATCATTTTTGTTATTTCGCCTTCTTATATGAGCGCACTGTTTCATAACGTTATTGGGATACTATTAATTAGTGTCGCAGTCGTATCAGGTATTATTGGATTTGTGCTGATCCAGAAAATAACGAAAGTGGAGGTGTAG